A single genomic interval of Aureliella helgolandensis harbors:
- a CDS encoding ATP-dependent helicase, protein MDSQYLAQLNESQRAAATHLDGPLLVVAGPGSGKTRVITCRIAHMIASGISPANIIALTFTNKAAQEMRSRLEQLVGPSQVWLGTFHGFCVRLLRRYARLVGLPEHFNIYDADDALALLKEAVKASDFELTHAPIGVLANRISYFKNRLVTPEILESATLSSDEYQVGQVYPFYQQALLRCGAVDFDDILMHTATLLRSNQELRQQLDERFRYVLVDEYQDTNLAQYVIVRHLCVDHPNLAATGDPDQSIYGWRGANVKNVAHLERDYPDLTVVRLQDNYRSTPEILTIADCLIQNNENRKPKELLAARQPGNPVRLAIYPTARAEAEDVADQIVALTEQGDFHPKDFGILYRTNAHSRLIEHALLRRQIEYQLIGGFRFFLRKEIKDLLAYLLLVHNPEDGIALQRAINTPPRGIGKKTVEQIASYAGKHGLSLLDACRQCVQFAMLSKRATTSLKSFLSIYDQLCSIVHGPLLDLLQVTIELTGYREHLSKQKTSGEESSDIATNLDELLAEASELDREVREDQSALEYFLEVAALQADTDKLKSDRNVVTLMTLHAAKGLEFSCVYVLAVEENILPHARSKEDSQQLEEERRLLFVGITRAKDQLQLSYAKSRGFSGQGSGVPSSFLMELPRSEMQILDKTESSYDEYHDDDSQDQYFDRRPVEWDEVSQVGPEEQGDLAVQFDEDCQLPPEEITASMRKRLGRSASGRAILRVGSDFEASPPRMNMALFQKGCLVSHPEFGSGEITATSGHGPKKSATIRFFSSGDSRTFRLSHVSLTIEHPE, encoded by the coding sequence ATGGACTCCCAATATCTTGCACAGTTGAACGAGTCGCAGCGCGCTGCTGCAACGCACCTGGACGGGCCCTTGTTGGTGGTCGCTGGGCCAGGGAGCGGCAAAACGCGAGTCATCACCTGTCGCATCGCACACATGATCGCGAGTGGGATTAGCCCGGCGAACATTATTGCCTTGACGTTCACCAACAAGGCGGCCCAGGAGATGCGTTCGCGACTGGAGCAGCTCGTGGGGCCATCCCAGGTCTGGTTGGGAACGTTTCACGGGTTCTGTGTCCGTTTGCTGCGGCGTTATGCGCGTCTGGTGGGCTTACCCGAACACTTCAATATCTACGATGCCGATGATGCCTTGGCCCTCTTGAAGGAAGCGGTGAAGGCTTCCGATTTCGAACTGACACATGCACCCATTGGAGTGCTGGCGAATCGCATCAGCTACTTCAAAAATCGTTTGGTCACCCCGGAGATTTTGGAGTCGGCCACGCTTTCGAGCGACGAATATCAGGTGGGACAAGTCTATCCCTTCTACCAACAGGCCTTGCTCCGCTGCGGTGCTGTCGATTTCGACGATATTTTGATGCACACCGCCACGCTCTTGCGTTCCAACCAAGAGCTGCGACAACAGCTCGATGAACGCTTTCGCTATGTATTGGTGGATGAATACCAGGACACGAACTTGGCGCAGTATGTGATTGTTCGGCATCTGTGTGTCGACCACCCGAATTTGGCGGCGACTGGAGATCCCGACCAATCGATCTACGGCTGGCGGGGCGCCAATGTCAAGAACGTTGCGCATCTGGAACGCGACTATCCCGATTTGACCGTCGTGCGATTGCAGGATAATTACCGTAGTACGCCCGAGATTCTGACCATCGCCGATTGCTTGATTCAGAACAATGAGAATCGAAAGCCCAAAGAGCTGCTGGCCGCTCGTCAGCCGGGCAATCCAGTTCGATTGGCGATCTATCCGACAGCCCGCGCGGAGGCGGAGGATGTGGCGGATCAGATTGTCGCCCTGACCGAACAAGGCGATTTTCACCCCAAAGATTTTGGGATTCTGTATCGTACCAATGCTCATTCACGCCTGATCGAACATGCACTGCTGCGGCGACAGATCGAGTATCAGTTGATCGGCGGATTTCGCTTCTTCTTGCGCAAGGAAATCAAAGACCTGCTGGCCTACCTCTTGTTGGTCCACAATCCCGAGGATGGGATTGCGCTGCAACGCGCAATCAACACGCCCCCGCGAGGAATCGGTAAGAAGACTGTTGAGCAGATTGCTAGCTACGCGGGCAAGCACGGGCTGAGCTTGTTGGACGCCTGTCGGCAGTGTGTGCAATTCGCCATGCTATCCAAACGCGCGACCACTTCACTCAAGAGCTTCCTGTCGATCTACGATCAATTGTGCAGCATCGTTCATGGACCGCTACTGGACCTGCTGCAAGTTACGATAGAATTGACCGGCTACCGTGAGCATTTGTCCAAGCAGAAGACCAGTGGGGAGGAGAGTAGCGATATCGCTACCAACCTGGATGAATTGCTGGCTGAAGCCAGTGAGCTGGATCGGGAAGTTCGCGAGGACCAGTCGGCTTTGGAGTACTTCTTAGAGGTTGCCGCGCTGCAGGCCGATACCGACAAGCTCAAGTCCGATCGCAACGTTGTAACTCTCATGACACTGCATGCCGCTAAGGGGCTTGAGTTTTCTTGCGTGTATGTCCTGGCTGTCGAGGAAAATATATTACCACACGCCCGTAGCAAAGAGGATTCCCAGCAGCTGGAGGAGGAGCGGCGGTTGTTGTTCGTGGGCATTACCCGCGCCAAGGATCAATTGCAGCTGAGCTACGCAAAATCACGGGGATTCTCCGGTCAAGGATCGGGAGTGCCCAGCTCGTTTCTGATGGAGCTGCCGCGCAGCGAAATGCAGATACTGGATAAAACGGAATCAAGCTACGACGAATACCATGATGACGATTCCCAGGACCAGTACTTTGATCGTCGGCCCGTCGAGTGGGATGAAGTTAGTCAGGTAGGGCCAGAGGAGCAGGGGGACTTGGCGGTGCAATTTGACGAGGATTGCCAGCTTCCACCCGAGGAGATTACTGCCAGCATGCGCAAGCGGCTGGGGCGGTCGGCCAGCGGTCGGGCTATACTGCGTGTCGGATCGGATTTCGAAGCTTCACCTCCCAGGATGAATATGGCACTCTTTCAGAAAGGGTGCCTGGTCTCGCATCCTGAATTCGGTAGTGGTGAAATTACGGCAACCAGCGGGCACGGACCCAAGAAATCGGCTACGATTCGGTTCTTTTCCAGCGGTGATAGCCGGACGTTCCGCTTGTCGCACGTGTCGCTAACCATCGAACATCCTGAATGA
- a CDS encoding DNA-directed RNA polymerase subunit alpha C-terminal domain-containing protein — protein sequence MARTRIPISQAEEQARRLREQLDLSTAEIGLTVRTTNCLEEKGIFTVRDLLKSTPKDLLSISNFGEKTLEEVYSSLEKIGYYRSQRETVAV from the coding sequence ATGGCGCGTACACGCATTCCAATTAGCCAAGCCGAAGAACAAGCTCGCCGTTTGCGAGAACAACTCGATCTCAGCACGGCTGAAATTGGCTTGACCGTTCGCACGACGAATTGCCTTGAGGAAAAGGGGATATTCACGGTGCGGGATCTCCTGAAGAGCACCCCCAAGGATTTGCTCAGCATCTCCAATTTTGGCGAAAAGACCTTAGAAGAGGTCTACTCATCGCTGGAAAAAATTGGCTACTACCGCTCCCAACGCGAAACGGTTGCTGTCTAG
- a CDS encoding Gfo/Idh/MocA family protein, giving the protein MLPRRHFVASGAALAATTHTLANAAQTDSSDLKPVRIGVMGLSRGQSLALDFGQMPSVTVKYLCDIDERRAVSAVNQFKDKVGVEPQSVVNFLEILDDPEIDALVCAAPNHWHAPATLLACKAGKHVYVEKPCSHNPLEGEWMVAAGQKYNRCVQMGSQRRSAARTQEAMKRLHSGAIGNVHLARCYYNNLRGSIGHGAEATPPKELNYELWQGPAPRRPYRDNLIPYNWHWVWHYGGGELANNGVHALDLCRWGLDVDYPIRAVSSGGRYWFDDDQETPDVQTAAFEFEGGKRITWDALSCNKHRVNSFCEFYGDAGALELDSDGAYRIFDLNDKQIEEGGKGSVGQKEHLQNFVDAIRADDPSLLNQPILEGHKSTLLCHLGNIAYRTDRVVHCDSTNGHIVGDEEQQAMWRRDYAAGWEDRISMS; this is encoded by the coding sequence ATGTTGCCACGTCGCCATTTTGTCGCTAGTGGTGCCGCCCTAGCGGCCACGACACACACTCTCGCCAACGCCGCTCAAACCGATTCCAGTGATCTCAAGCCAGTGCGGATTGGTGTCATGGGGCTCAGCCGCGGACAGTCCCTTGCCCTGGACTTCGGGCAAATGCCGAGCGTAACGGTCAAATACCTGTGCGATATCGATGAGCGGCGGGCTGTCAGTGCGGTCAACCAATTCAAGGATAAAGTTGGCGTCGAACCGCAAAGCGTCGTCAACTTTCTCGAAATTCTCGACGACCCCGAGATCGATGCCCTGGTCTGCGCCGCACCCAATCATTGGCACGCTCCAGCCACGTTGCTAGCTTGCAAGGCAGGGAAGCATGTGTACGTCGAAAAACCGTGCAGCCACAATCCGCTGGAAGGGGAGTGGATGGTTGCTGCGGGGCAGAAATACAATCGCTGCGTGCAGATGGGCAGCCAGCGACGCAGCGCGGCAAGAACGCAAGAAGCGATGAAACGCTTGCACTCTGGTGCCATTGGCAACGTCCACTTGGCGCGTTGCTACTACAACAATTTGCGAGGCTCGATCGGCCATGGTGCGGAAGCCACACCGCCAAAAGAACTGAACTATGAACTGTGGCAGGGACCTGCCCCTCGCAGGCCATATCGAGACAATCTAATTCCCTACAACTGGCACTGGGTGTGGCACTATGGAGGCGGGGAATTGGCAAATAACGGCGTGCATGCCCTCGATCTTTGCCGTTGGGGACTCGACGTGGATTACCCCATTCGCGCCGTCAGCTCGGGCGGACGCTATTGGTTCGACGATGATCAGGAGACCCCCGATGTGCAAACCGCCGCGTTTGAGTTCGAGGGTGGAAAGCGGATTACGTGGGATGCCCTGTCGTGCAACAAGCATCGTGTGAATTCCTTCTGCGAGTTCTATGGGGATGCGGGTGCTCTCGAGCTCGATTCCGATGGGGCGTATCGAATCTTCGACCTAAATGACAAGCAGATCGAGGAAGGGGGCAAGGGCTCGGTTGGGCAGAAAGAACATCTGCAGAACTTTGTCGATGCGATTCGAGCGGATGATCCGTCGTTGCTCAATCAGCCGATTCTCGAGGGGCACAAAAGTACGCTGCTATGCCATCTAGGCAATATCGCTTATCGCACCGATCGCGTCGTGCACTGTGATTCCACCAATGGGCACATCGTGGGAGATGAAGAGCAGCAAGCGATGTGGCGCCGTGACTATGCCGCGGGATGGGAAGATCGCATCAGCATGAGCTGA